In Magnolia sinica isolate HGM2019 chromosome 12, MsV1, whole genome shotgun sequence, a single genomic region encodes these proteins:
- the LOC131220110 gene encoding transcription factor MYB114-like — protein sequence MSARMGHLGVMKGAWTAGEDSLLRKCIEKYGEGKWHLVPLRAGLNRCRKSCRLRWVNYLTPNIKRGKLTPDEVDLIIRLHKLLGKRWTLIAGRLAGRTANDIKNYWNSHLSKQQAAMDKEKEDSRTSKVIKPRPWTPSINFIWVDSLQASKGWRNSEEYPMPMPSCLRDEMGERNVLLENSNENDNSCTNNGIGEEVLARFPVQDIEGVGLELETCLEGFDRWDDLLLDEDLWVTLDLLS from the exons ATGAGTGCTCGTATGGGCCATCTAGGAGTGATGAAGGGTGCATGGACGGCTGGAGAAGACTCCCTCTTGAGAAAATGCATAGAAAAGTATGGAGAAGGGAAGTGGCATCTTGTTCCTCTGAGGGCAG GACTCAATCGGTGCCGTAAGAGTTGTAGGCTGAGATGGGTGAACTACCTCACCCCCAACATTAAAAGAGGGAAGCTTACACCAGACGAGGTGGACCTCATCATCAGGCTTCACAAGCTCTTGGGAAAAAG ATGGACTTTAATAGCTGGTAGACTTGCTGGAAGGACTGCCAATGATATAAAAAACTATTGGAATTCCCATTTGAGCAAGCAACAAGCAGCAATGGATAAGGAGAAGGAAGACTCAAGAACATCTAAAGTTATAAAGCCAAGACCTTGGACTCCTTCCATAAACTTCATTTGGGTAGACAGTTTACAAGCTTCCAAAGGATGGAGAAATTCGGAAGAATATCCAATGCCAATGCCATCATGTCTTCGAGATGAAATGGGAGAAAGAAATGTTTTGCTCGAAAATAGCAATGAGAATGATAATTCATGCACCAACAATGGAATTGGAGAAGAAGTCCTCGCAAGGTTTCCAGTTCAAGATATTGAGGGTGTGGGACTTGAATTGGAGACATGTTTGGAAGGGTTTGACAGATGGGATGACTTGCTTTTGGacgaagacctttgggtaacattGGATTTATTGAGCTGA